The Nostoc cf. commune SO-36 genomic sequence TCAAAACAAAGGTTAGTTGGTGCATTTATACAGCAACGCTGGTACTAGGGTTTTATACACATTTGTTTTTTACGTTGGTTGCTTTTTCACAGGGAATTTATGTACTTATAATCGAACGCTTACGATTGAGTAAAATATCGATTTATTACCTGATTTCAGCGTTTACAGGGTTTATGGCTTTTGTACCTTGGATTTGGATTATTATTACTAACCCTCAACCAGAATCAGTAGCTTGGGCGAATATTAAAGAACCATTCTTTGCGTTATCTGCAAGGTGGGTTGGTGTTTTTAGTCGTGCATTTTTTGATTTTGGTGTTAGCCCTAGCGACCCAGGAAAACTTAAGATTGCCTTAATTCCTTTTATTTTAATTATTTTAGCTATAATGAGCTACTCAATTTATTTTCTCTGTCGAAAAGCTTATAAAGAAGTTTGGTTATTTGTCTTAACCTTAATTGGTTCTGTAATGCTTCCCTTACTATTAACGGATTTCGTGCTTCAAAAGCGATTAGTCACTAATCGATATACACTTCCATCCGTTTTAGGTATACAGTTAGCTGTTGCTTACCTATTTACCGCTAAGATCAGGTCTACTTCTAGTAAATCTTGGCAAAAAAAGCTCTGGTCTCTCATAGCACTTATGGTAATTATGGGCGAAGTTATATCTTGTATAGCCCACTATCAATCCCCTATTTGGTGGAATCAATTTCCTCGAGATAACCAAGAATATTCTAAAATTGCTAACATTGTTAATCAAGCTGATAAACCGCTTATCATTAGTGATGAAGATAACCTACTTCCACCAGTCGAAGTACTTACTTATTTGGTTGATCCAAAAGTGCGATTCCAAATTGTCGAAATAAATAAGTTACCAGAGATTACTAATGGTTTTACTGACATATTTTTGTTCTTGTTTAAGCCGTCTGACTTCTTAAAAACTGGAATTGAAAAAGTTTATAATTCAAAATTACAGCAGGTAAACCGCTTTCTCTGGAAAATAACAAAACCTAATTAAAAAATTCAGAATTCAGCAATATTTAAGTGGACAGTTTAGGATTTAGTCTCACTACTTATTGAATACCGTTAAATTTTGAATTTTGTGGGGAAGTTGAAGAAGTCAGAATTCAGCAGCCAGAATTCTGTTTTGTTAAAAATTAATATCAATTAACGTAATAACTGGCACAATTAGAACCAAAATATACTTTAATTAAATTCATAATTAAGTATATAGTTATACTGCTGCCGCTTATGTCATCGCCCCTTGAGCGCCCGCTAAAAATTGAAATTAGACTGCCGTCCTCCCATCCTCAGTTATTAGAAGGATTAGATATATGGTTGCGCTTAGGTTTGATATCCGATACCCAAGTTAGGCAGTTATGTCAAGAGTTTTTGGTGTGTACGCTGGCGTTGCAACCCCAGGCTAAAGCTAAAACAAAGGTAGTATTTGCAACTTCCGACCCTGTGCAGCAGTTGCCTGTAGCAGCTTTACAATCTAGTAGCCGTAGACAACCGCAACAAAAACCAGATAAACCCAACTTTATCAGCACAATGTTGCAGTCCTTGGGGGCAGAACTGAGTGTCCGTTGGCTGCTTTTTTTAGGAGTATTTTTAGTAGTGGTATCCTCTGGGGTACTTGCTGCCAGTCAGTGGGAAAGGTTTCCCGCTTCTGGACAGTATGGAGTTTTATTTGCTTATACTTTGAGTTTCTGGGGGTTAAGTTTTTGGGCAACTAGGCAAAGCAACCTCAGATTGACGGCTCAGACTTTGCTGATTGTCACCCTTTTGTTAGTGCCAGTGAACTTTTGGGCGATGGATAGCTTTCGGTTGTGGCAAAATCCTGTGGATTGGATTGTAGTTGCGATCGCCTGTCCTACTCTCACTGCTATAACTGTTTTACTCTCCAAAAATCGGGCTATTTTTACCAATTTACATACTGGGAAATTACCTCTAGTAAATATTCTGGGACTGAGTTATCTGCATTGGGGTTGGCAATTAAGAGGATTTCCCTTAGTTGCCGTTTATATGGCAATGATTGGCACAACTATCATTAGTGTTTATCACAATCTTTACCAAGGGTTTAACTCTGGGAACGAGGCAGATGGAAGCGATGTCTACGACGGGCTACACCTACGCCAGAAGCCAAATATTACTTTATCTACGGCTGTAATTATTTATGCATTAATAGTGCTGCTAGTGCGAGCGATTTTTGTTGCCAAAGTAGATGTGACGCAGTTGGGGTTAGCTATTGGCATTTGCGGCTGGTTAGTAACTTGGTTAGCACAGCAAGGAGGAGGCAGGGGGCAGGGGGCAGGGGGAGCAGGGGAAGCAGAGGGAGTAACATTAATATCTTCTTCATCTCCGTCATCCCTGTTACTCTGGGAAAGACTTGGTGGCATTTTACTCTTCCTGGGTTGGTTGGTATCGGTAGTAAATTATCCTTGGCAAGCAATAGCTGTAAGTGGTTTGGGTTTGTGGTTTGTAGGAAGTCGCTTGCGGTGGTACAGTTTAAAGCTAGACTTCGCAGTAGTTTTTGTTATCGGTTTACAGGCGATTTGGTTAGGTTGGCGATTAGTACCTGATAACTTACAGAAATTGGCGATCGCAACTGCCACCCAACTCACTAATTCTCAAAATGAACCTTGGGCTTTGCTGGGTGTAGCTTTATTTCCCTACGTAATTTTGATGGTGGCGCTCACGGATAGCCTTTATCGTAGCCAAAAGCGAGAATTGGCTACATTTGGCGAACTACTCACCCTCTTATTTGGAACTTTTTTAACAACGATCGCTCTCATAAATCCCACATTGCGATCGCTAAATCTGCTATTTTCTACTACCACTCTCGCATTCGTTACTCAACGCCGCTCCCCTTCTCTTCCACTCATATATTTGACTCACATCATGGGGGTGCTGACATTTTGCTCTACCATCAATTGGTTCTTACCAAGCCTGAGTCAACAAGCCTGGGCAAGTATTTTATTGGCTCTGATGGTTGCAGAATGGGGATTTAGCCTAAGCAATGGATTATGGCGACATAGTGCATGGGACATCGGTTTAGCACTAGCCGCCGCTAGTTTTTTCCTCTTATGGATAAACGCAGAATCATCTTGGTATGGCATAGCTGATAGGCAAGCTTATTGGGGAGCCTTATGGCTAGTTACACCTTTAACTCTCACGGCTGTTGCCAATGCCACAATTGTAGAGCGTCGGACTACTAGCCGTTACTTGAGTGTTTTGACAGTTGTAGTTGCCCAATTACTGATTTTCCAGCTACCAGAAACCAGATTAATCGGTTTGGCTGTAGGTACTGGATTGATGTTCGTAAATACGCGCTATTTGCGAAACCAACCATCTGCGGTAATTACAGAAGGATTTGCTCTGACTTTCATTGGGGCGTTGCTGTGGACAGGTGTACCTGGTTTACCCCGCCTCGCGATGGCAGGTTGGTTTGTGGCAGCAGCGATCGCAACCTTAAGTTTATGGGTAACACGGACTGTTTTGAGCCGACGCGGTAACGAATTAGCAGTTATATATGCAGCCGCCAGTGATAAATGGGCGATCGCCTTGTGTGGTTTTGAGTTGTTTAGCTTAACGCTGCACTCAATATTGATTTACTCAGGGTTTATTAATTCTGGATTTTTGTACTTAGCTGCCACTGCAATCACCTTGACAGCTATTGTTTATCGCAGTTGGCGCGAACCGACAAATTGGGCATTTTATGGCATCGGTTGGTGTTTAGAATTGCTCACTGCCCAGGTGTTGGGATTTGGGGAACGCTCAATTGTTAAAGTTGCGATCGCAAATATTGCCTTGGGTTTAATTGCTCAACTTGTCGGAGAATGGTGGCGACGACGACATCAATTAGAAAGGCTTCCTAGCAGCCTTCACATTTTGCCCTTAATTTATGGTTTATTCAGCGTATTGCTGCGTTTGTACACCTTTACCGAGTGGACAGGTTTGTATTCCTTGGGTGTAGCTTTAATTATCATTGGCGTGGGGCGACGGCGTGAGAGTTTTAAACCCCTGCTTTACTTAGGAATCATTGGCGTATCCATTTCTGCTTATGAACTTTTGTTCTATCAAATGTTACAAGCTTCAGGAGGAGCATTAGGTGATGGATTGATTGCCATGTCTGCCCTTGGCGCTAGTATCATGTATGCTTATCGCATCCTATCGCCTTGGCTAGTTAGTTACTTGCGCTTGACTCCCCAAGAATTGAAAGGAATTGCCCATATACATTGGGCTTGGAGTAGCTGTTTATTAATGGCTGCAATTCCTCTCCCCATTGGAGTTAACCGTTTGGTGGGATTGGCAACTGGAGTATTTTTGATTCGTTACGCCATCTTTCAGGGACGAAATTCGCGCCCTTCCCCCAGCATCTTGGGAGGAATCACAATAGCCGAGATGTGGGTTTACATCGGCTTATTAGAAGTAGCCGCCATGAGGGTTTATTGGCGTGAGACAGCAGTCGGAAAATTTTGGGCTGGGCCGTTAGTTCCTTGGAATGGTGCGATCGCCTGTGTGGTAGCCTATTTTTTGTATATCCTACCTTGGGAAAGTTGGGGTTGGTCTAAAAGACCTTGGCAACAAGCCGCTTATATCACACCACTGATAATTTTATGGGAAACCAGACTGCAAACTTACCCAATTACCTTACTACTCGCAGCTGGATTTTACATCTTTATCGCCAAAGTGGGTGAAAACATCCGCTTTACGTATATCAGTGTAGCGTTGGTTGATTGGGCACTTTACCGTTGGTTTAATGAGTTGCATCTCACTGATGCTTTGTGGTACGTAACAGCAATTGGATTATCACTGCTTTATATTGCTCAAGTAGATACTCAACTGAGACTACCAGAATACAAAGCAGCTCGCCATATTCTGAGAGTGCTAGGCAATGGTTTAATTTGTGGTTGGGCTATTTTATTCCATCAAGATGCAGCCTGGATACCTGGAATTTTCAGCCTCATCGCCATTTTTGCCGGATTAGCTTTACGAGTCCGAGCTTTTCTCTACATTGGTACAGCCACTTTTATAATTACTACAATTTATCAATCGGTAATTTTCAGTTTGCAGTACTCTTTTTTAAAATGGGTTGTTGGCTTGCTAGTTGGCATCTTGCTGATTTACATTGCTGCCAACTTTGAAACCCGTCGCGCTCAAATAACTTCCTTAATTCGTAGCGCCATTGATGAATTTCAATCATGGGAATAACCTACTTTGCAATCATGGGCGATCGCGTTTCACCTCATCTACTTTTCTCAGCAGGTGGGCGATTGACTCGTATCAGTTTCCCAAACAAAGATTCTTCAGCCGCCAATTGCCTCATGAATTCGCGGTAGCTAATCGCTGCCGATCCAAATCTTCTGTGCAAACAATGATACCTGCATGATCTGGACTCATGCCAATACTGCTCGGATAAGCAGGGGAGGCAGGGGAAGCAGGGGAGGTAAAACTCCTTCCCCTGCCTCCATTTCTTCCCATGCTCCCCCTGCTTGCTCTCAACCAAGAAATTCCTTAAACCGAGCTAGTATTGGGACTCATGCGATGTAAGCGGATAAAATCATCTCGATTCATTGTCAGCACTGCTCGCCCTTGAATCGTCGCAAATACAAGCACCTAATCATCGGGAATTCGCTGGTTAGTTTGCCCTGCTTCTTGTACTGTCATCACATCGTGACCGAATTTACACAGTAGCCCCGTAACCACTTTGGGAAACCCCTCATCGGCATAAAGCAATACCACCCTTAAGCCGCCTCTTGCCATGCGATGTCTACGACGGGCTACGCCTACGCCATTTCAATTTCTTCAGGATAAACCTCTGCGTACAGCCATGCATTCACTAAATCAGCAGCAGTTAGCGTCGGGTAATCTTCTAACAAATAAGCTTCGCTTGCCCCTTGATGGCGGAGGCTAACCAACAACCAAACAGGAATCCGAGTCTGCCGAATACAGGCATCTCCCCCCATCACACCCGGTGTTTTCTCAATGCCAATCAACCCATTGCTGAGACTCGCCGCCAAAATCTGAATTGCCTGTGCCTTTTCTTCCAAAGATAGGGCTAAAAGTTGAGGTTGTAGCTCTTTCAGTGTCATTGTGGGCATCAAGCTGAATACTTGAGATGACGATTGTTCTCCATTTTGACATCTCCCCCGGCTAGAAGCGCGGGGGATTCTAAACTGATGTTGCTACGGGGTCTAAAAGACCCGCTCCGCAACGTTTACGATATGATTTATTTAATCTCGTAAACAAATCAATTCGCTGTGGCACTGTCAAGAATGCCCTACCCACCTCGGCTAGGTTTAATCCTAGCTGTGTGGCTACTTTTCTCATGATATTGGCGCTACCATTGCAATCGGCATTAATAACGAAGCCATCACGACTTTTATATAACCCTCGCTCTATTCTTTTCCCTGATGGGTTCCACCCTTGTGGCTTTTCGCCATGCTTGGGTAGGGAGTCGCCATCAAGAAATGATGCTTTTGACGTATACGCTTCTTCGGTAATTGTTAAGGTAATACCGTACTCAGGGCAGAGTTGTTTTAACCTGTCGATTAATCTAGCCGTGGGGATGACAACAAAGTTTTGATTATTGCGTTTACCCATGTTGGAATTTTGTTTCTGTCCGGTATTCCATCCAACAATAATGTTACCTACTCGGTCATTTAGGCATTGGTTAATAATGAATCTAGCGGCTTTATTAATCGCATCTCGCATCTGATTGTTGCGATTACGCTGCACTCTATCAAGGTTAGAGTCCCAATAAAAATCAGACTTCCCCTGCTTATATTTAGCAACTAAACGACAATAACCTTGATTCATTGATCTAAGCTTACGACCATCAATGATTAAGCTTTTCCCACGAGTTGAAACACCTGTTAGCCAATTAGATCCGCCGTGGTCAAAACTCCAAGCTTGCGTATAATCTAAATTGGGGCTATTCCCTATTGGTTCTTTACCATCATCAATTACCCAATCTATCCACAGTTGCCCAAAGTTTGGACGAATTGTTACCTCTTTAACCCAATCAGAATCAATGAATTCGGGGAGATATAATCTAATCTCGGACAACAATTCTGGTTTGCTTTCTTTGCTAATTGAAGGTTTAAAGTATCCTTCTTTAAAGCTGATAGCTTGGCGAGGAAATGTGACAGCAGCTAGACCTCCTTTCTTACGATATTTGGGCAAAGATGGCTTATCAACCTCGCCATTATAATAAGCTTTAACCAGTCCATTGTAAGCTGTAATTGATTCCCCGACAGACTTCAGCGTTTGTTGTGCTGACTGTGCAGCCATTGCCTTGTAGTGTACGTTCTGCTTAAGAATTAAATCTAATTCTGGATAAGTTGTACTACATCTATAAGTTTTCCAACCGCTACGCAAATCATCACCACGCCAATAAATTGTAAAGGCATTGCCGTTTGCTTCTAGATTGGCATAATGAATTTTCTTGGCTTCATACAATGCACAGTTAATCAAACTATTAGCATTTTCACACTGATTGATCCAAAAAGCTGTCTCCTCGTCACTAAATTTAGCTCTAACTGGAATTGTTCTGTACACTTGTTTATCCTCCTGTATCTTTTACTATAATTGTTGTTGTAGCTAAAGTCAACAACAATTAATTAATGGCTAAATTATCACCATCAGACCATGAATACAGGCGCACAAGTGGTTCAGTCTCATCCCTGAACTACCATTTTGTTTTTGTACCTAAACGCCGAAAAGCTGTGTTAATAAAAGAAGTCGCACAGCGTTTGCAAGAAATTATATTAGAATTAGTAGTTGAGCATGGATGGAAACTAATCGCCTTAGAAATAATGCCTGATCATGTCCATTGTTTTCTAAATGTCCCGACACATGAATCACCTGCTGAGGTAGCAAGGTGGATTAAGGGGAGGGCATCTCATCATTTAAGGGTTGAATTTCCACATCTAAAAAGACTCCCTTCTCTTTGGAGTCCTAGCTATTTTGTCGCTTCAACTGGTGCAGCGAGTACAGAGGTTGTAAGAAAATATATTGAGAATCAAAAAAGCAATTAAAACTAAAATGCCTGATAAATCAGGCAGCTAGCTTTCATCCCCCGGCTAAAAGCCGGAGGTTCTCAGCATAGGTACGATAGGTAAGAACTAACGAACAAACAGCGCGTATTCAATACTCAGGCACTCCTCTGGTTTGTTGGTATTACAGTCGCTCAATTATCTTGGCATTCTCTGGCAACTTCGCATCTCTTTGCCCACCAGAACGCGCCCTAGCTGTAAATAATCCAATAGGAGTATTTAATAAATCTACAAGGGTAGCTTGACCCGCGATTGCCTTTTTAATGTCTCTTGGTAACTCTTTCAATAACCAACGTCCCAAACGATAGCCGTATTCTTTTGGTGTCATGTCTCGCATTAAATCTACACTGTGCAATTCATGTAAATAGCGATTTGAGCGTCCATAACGCCGCCATTGACTTTGTAGTTCTTGAAGTGTAGTGCGGTGACGGTGCTGAACGATCGCATTCGGGGCAAATTCCAACCGCCCAATGTTTTCCCCCAAAATCCGCCAGCAAATATCGGCATCGCCACCAGTGGTAAGATAGGGACGAAATAAACCCACTTTTTCTAAGGCAATGCGTCGAATCGCCAAATTAGCCGTTTGACCATAGGGACGAAAGGAATGGTTAAGGGTATGCTTTTGCGACAAAGTTTCTTGACGATCTGCGTGCTGTTCTAGCAGAGTTGTGCCTGGTAGTGCCAAAATTTCCCCAGCGATAATTACCACTTCTTTGTTGACAAAAGGTTTAATTAATGCATCTAACCATTGCGGTTGTGGGCGACAATCTGCATCGGTAAAAACAATAATTTCACCAGTAGCGGCGCGAATCCCAGTATTACGAGCAGCGTAAGAGCTTTGAATTTGGGTTTCGCTCAAAGGGTGAATTGCAATTGGGCAATTTTCAGCAGATGTTTTGAGGATAGTGAGAGTGCGATCGCTACTATTATTGTCCACCAACAAGTACTCTACCCGATCTTTTGGATAAGTTTGAGACAACAGACAATTAATTAACTC encodes the following:
- a CDS encoding glycosyltransferase family 39 protein, producing the protein MKNQLPHNWIISKSWLRFIIIILLVIGVFFRFVNIDKKLYWGDEVFSSLRLSGYTQLEMRKQLSNGRILSREDLLKYQYPNNEKDVIDTIKGVIIEDSHILPLYVLMSRFWVELFGNSVAVTRSFSVFMSLLTFPCLYWLCEELFESSLIGWIAVGLVAVSPIHVVYAQEARTYSLWIVAILISSIALLRAMRLKTKVSWCIYTATLVLGFYTHLFFTLVAFSQGIYVLIIERLRLSKISIYYLISAFTGFMAFVPWIWIIITNPQPESVAWANIKEPFFALSARWVGVFSRAFFDFGVSPSDPGKLKIALIPFILIILAIMSYSIYFLCRKAYKEVWLFVLTLIGSVMLPLLLTDFVLQKRLVTNRYTLPSVLGIQLAVAYLFTAKIRSTSSKSWQKKLWSLIALMVIMGEVISCIAHYQSPIWWNQFPRDNQEYSKIANIVNQADKPLIISDEDNLLPPVEVLTYLVDPKVRFQIVEINKLPEITNGFTDIFLFLFKPSDFLKTGIEKVYNSKLQQVNRFLWKITKPN
- a CDS encoding DUF2157 domain-containing protein, giving the protein MSSPLERPLKIEIRLPSSHPQLLEGLDIWLRLGLISDTQVRQLCQEFLVCTLALQPQAKAKTKVVFATSDPVQQLPVAALQSSSRRQPQQKPDKPNFISTMLQSLGAELSVRWLLFLGVFLVVVSSGVLAASQWERFPASGQYGVLFAYTLSFWGLSFWATRQSNLRLTAQTLLIVTLLLVPVNFWAMDSFRLWQNPVDWIVVAIACPTLTAITVLLSKNRAIFTNLHTGKLPLVNILGLSYLHWGWQLRGFPLVAVYMAMIGTTIISVYHNLYQGFNSGNEADGSDVYDGLHLRQKPNITLSTAVIIYALIVLLVRAIFVAKVDVTQLGLAIGICGWLVTWLAQQGGGRGQGAGGAGEAEGVTLISSSSPSSLLLWERLGGILLFLGWLVSVVNYPWQAIAVSGLGLWFVGSRLRWYSLKLDFAVVFVIGLQAIWLGWRLVPDNLQKLAIATATQLTNSQNEPWALLGVALFPYVILMVALTDSLYRSQKRELATFGELLTLLFGTFLTTIALINPTLRSLNLLFSTTTLAFVTQRRSPSLPLIYLTHIMGVLTFCSTINWFLPSLSQQAWASILLALMVAEWGFSLSNGLWRHSAWDIGLALAAASFFLLWINAESSWYGIADRQAYWGALWLVTPLTLTAVANATIVERRTTSRYLSVLTVVVAQLLIFQLPETRLIGLAVGTGLMFVNTRYLRNQPSAVITEGFALTFIGALLWTGVPGLPRLAMAGWFVAAAIATLSLWVTRTVLSRRGNELAVIYAAASDKWAIALCGFELFSLTLHSILIYSGFINSGFLYLAATAITLTAIVYRSWREPTNWAFYGIGWCLELLTAQVLGFGERSIVKVAIANIALGLIAQLVGEWWRRRHQLERLPSSLHILPLIYGLFSVLLRLYTFTEWTGLYSLGVALIIIGVGRRRESFKPLLYLGIIGVSISAYELLFYQMLQASGGALGDGLIAMSALGASIMYAYRILSPWLVSYLRLTPQELKGIAHIHWAWSSCLLMAAIPLPIGVNRLVGLATGVFLIRYAIFQGRNSRPSPSILGGITIAEMWVYIGLLEVAAMRVYWRETAVGKFWAGPLVPWNGAIACVVAYFLYILPWESWGWSKRPWQQAAYITPLIILWETRLQTYPITLLLAAGFYIFIAKVGENIRFTYISVALVDWALYRWFNELHLTDALWYVTAIGLSLLYIAQVDTQLRLPEYKAARHILRVLGNGLICGWAILFHQDAAWIPGIFSLIAIFAGLALRVRAFLYIGTATFIITTIYQSVIFSLQYSFLKWVVGLLVGILLIYIAANFETRRAQITSLIRSAIDEFQSWE
- a CDS encoding DUF433 domain-containing protein, coding for MTLKELQPQLLALSLEEKAQAIQILAASLSNGLIGIEKTPGVMGGDACIRQTRIPVWLLVSLRHQGASEAYLLEDYPTLTAADLVNAWLYAEVYPEEIEMA
- a CDS encoding RNA-guided endonuclease InsQ/TnpB family protein gives rise to the protein MYRTIPVRAKFSDEETAFWINQCENANSLINCALYEAKKIHYANLEANGNAFTIYWRGDDLRSGWKTYRCSTTYPELDLILKQNVHYKAMAAQSAQQTLKSVGESITAYNGLVKAYYNGEVDKPSLPKYRKKGGLAAVTFPRQAISFKEGYFKPSISKESKPELLSEIRLYLPEFIDSDWVKEVTIRPNFGQLWIDWVIDDGKEPIGNSPNLDYTQAWSFDHGGSNWLTGVSTRGKSLIIDGRKLRSMNQGYCRLVAKYKQGKSDFYWDSNLDRVQRNRNNQMRDAINKAARFIINQCLNDRVGNIIVGWNTGQKQNSNMGKRNNQNFVVIPTARLIDRLKQLCPEYGITLTITEEAYTSKASFLDGDSLPKHGEKPQGWNPSGKRIERGLYKSRDGFVINADCNGSANIMRKVATQLGLNLAEVGRAFLTVPQRIDLFTRLNKSYRKRCGAGLLDPVATSV
- the tnpA gene encoding IS200/IS605 family transposase: MAKLSPSDHEYRRTSGSVSSLNYHFVFVPKRRKAVLIKEVAQRLQEIILELVVEHGWKLIALEIMPDHVHCFLNVPTHESPAEVARWIKGRASHHLRVEFPHLKRLPSLWSPSYFVASTGAASTEVVRKYIENQKSN
- a CDS encoding glycosyltransferase family 2 protein; this translates as MNHQPVDATTPASFLPMVSVVVPIYNGETDLPELINCLLSQTYPKDRVEYLLVDNNSSDRTLTILKTSAENCPIAIHPLSETQIQSSYAARNTGIRAATGEIIVFTDADCRPQPQWLDALIKPFVNKEVVIIAGEILALPGTTLLEQHADRQETLSQKHTLNHSFRPYGQTANLAIRRIALEKVGLFRPYLTTGGDADICWRILGENIGRLEFAPNAIVQHRHRTTLQELQSQWRRYGRSNRYLHELHSVDLMRDMTPKEYGYRLGRWLLKELPRDIKKAIAGQATLVDLLNTPIGLFTARARSGGQRDAKLPENAKIIERL